From Vicinamibacterales bacterium, a single genomic window includes:
- a CDS encoding molybdopterin-dependent oxidoreductase — MPETDNSLVARRLRYLERQRELHRDRTTVAFEGRAPEGTGPINRHGMPKLPTGQRQVPNWPVLDLGDSPTVALDDWRLEVGGHCDNPLTLTWREFLDLPQAEDVSDFHCVTTWSRMDNRWQGVRFRTLAEMAVPAPDATHVLCTGYDHMPGTRIPYTTNLPLARAVEDDVLLVHSWEDQPLPHEHGGPCRMITPKLYAWKGTKWIRKIEFLAGNKPGFWEERGYSDTAEPWFDDRYS, encoded by the coding sequence TTGCCAGAAACCGACAACAGCCTGGTGGCCAGGCGCTTGCGCTATCTCGAACGACAACGGGAACTCCACCGCGACCGGACCACCGTCGCCTTTGAGGGCCGCGCGCCGGAAGGCACCGGCCCGATCAACCGGCACGGCATGCCCAAGCTCCCCACCGGCCAGCGCCAGGTGCCCAATTGGCCCGTGCTCGACCTGGGCGACTCGCCCACCGTGGCGCTCGACGACTGGCGGCTCGAGGTCGGCGGCCATTGCGACAATCCGCTCACGCTGACCTGGCGGGAGTTCCTCGATCTGCCGCAAGCCGAAGACGTGAGTGATTTTCACTGCGTGACGACGTGGAGCCGCATGGACAACCGGTGGCAGGGCGTCAGGTTCAGGACCCTCGCGGAGATGGCGGTGCCGGCGCCGGACGCCACGCACGTGCTCTGCACGGGCTACGACCACATGCCCGGGACCCGCATTCCCTACACGACCAACCTGCCGCTGGCGCGGGCGGTGGAAGACGACGTGCTGCTCGTGCACTCGTGGGAAGACCAGCCGCTTCCGCACGAGCACGGCGGACCGTGCCGGATGATCACGCCGAAGCTGTATGCGTGGAAGGGCACCAAGTGGATCCGCAAGATCGAGTTCCTGGCCGGCAACAAGCCGGGGTTCTGGGAAGAGCGCGGGTATTCCGATACCGCCGAGCCGTGGTTTGATGACCGGTACTCGTGA
- a CDS encoding ATP-dependent Clp protease adaptor ClpS yields MAVPKIADGVQTESRADERVENPRLWRVLLHNDDFTTQEFVVWVLETVFNMPPAEAHSVMMHVHQAGVGVAGLFTRDVAETKVKATQKLAEQHEFPLLVTLEPDPEGARA; encoded by the coding sequence GTGGCCGTTCCGAAAATTGCAGATGGGGTCCAGACCGAGTCCCGCGCCGACGAACGGGTCGAGAACCCGCGGCTGTGGCGGGTCCTGCTGCACAACGACGATTTCACGACGCAGGAATTCGTGGTCTGGGTGCTCGAAACCGTGTTCAACATGCCGCCCGCGGAGGCTCACTCAGTGATGATGCACGTGCACCAGGCGGGCGTCGGCGTGGCCGGCCTCTTCACCCGCGACGTGGCCGAGACCAAGGTCAAGGCCACGCAGAAGCTCGCCGAGCAGCACGAGTTTCCGCTGCTCGTCACGCTTGAACCCGATCCCGAGGGAGCCCGCGCATGA
- a CDS encoding Ig-like domain-containing protein, which produces MKANPIARQLKCAAWSVVAASLAMAACSPGASPTSPSAAAPVAVASALEPPVAAAPLVPTPTVPAPGLAAGAITSIAVEPARVRGGESAVGTVTLAAAAPAGGMTVTLTSSDRDVRPPAAITIAAGQTVGMFNIPTSEPHADTDVRLTATTTDDSATTGIVLVLPAPGAHTDNYSMTTGSTLVVAAPGILDNDARRRGHDLTAVLRLPPLGGTLSLNNAGGFTYQPNAGYVGTDRFTYWAVDGTTRSNEAHVWITVAAAIIATTPTPAPTGSSTPAPTGSSTSAPTGSQTFSYTGAAQTFVVPEGVTQITVEAYGAQGGTGLTSGLAGGTAGLGGFIRATLAVTAGASYQVNVGGQGANGASGVAGGGAGGGASDLRTGGTSTANRVLVAGGGGGGGLGFTGNGAGGAGGAGGALTGAAGGGTTSGAGGGTGGTQAAGGSGGGGGAVGVAGALAQGGNGAGASGNTVGGFNGGGNGRAPGAGGGGYHGGGGGGQANSGGGGGGGSSFAIATATNVTHQQGGRSGNGEVRITW; this is translated from the coding sequence ATGAAGGCGAATCCCATTGCACGACAGTTGAAGTGCGCGGCCTGGAGCGTCGTGGCCGCCTCGCTGGCGATGGCGGCATGCAGCCCGGGGGCCTCCCCCACATCCCCGTCGGCCGCGGCACCCGTGGCCGTGGCATCCGCCCTTGAACCGCCCGTGGCCGCCGCCCCGCTGGTGCCCACCCCGACGGTGCCGGCACCGGGCTTGGCCGCGGGCGCGATTACGTCGATCGCGGTCGAACCCGCCCGGGTGCGCGGCGGCGAGTCCGCGGTCGGTACCGTGACGCTCGCGGCAGCCGCGCCGGCCGGAGGCATGACGGTGACCCTCACCAGCAGCGACCGCGACGTGAGGCCACCGGCCGCGATCACCATCGCCGCCGGACAAACGGTTGGGATGTTCAACATTCCCACCAGCGAACCGCATGCCGACACGGATGTGCGCCTCACGGCGACGACGACGGATGACAGCGCGACGACCGGCATCGTGCTGGTGCTGCCGGCGCCAGGCGCGCATACCGACAACTACTCGATGACCACCGGCAGCACGCTGGTCGTGGCGGCGCCCGGCATTCTCGACAACGACGCCAGGCGGCGGGGCCACGACCTCACTGCCGTCCTCCGCCTGCCGCCGCTCGGCGGGACCCTCTCGCTCAACAACGCCGGCGGATTCACCTATCAACCGAACGCCGGCTACGTCGGCACCGACCGCTTCACGTACTGGGCCGTGGACGGGACGACGAGAAGCAACGAAGCGCATGTCTGGATTACGGTAGCGGCTGCGATCATCGCCACCACGCCGACGCCGGCGCCAACCGGCTCGTCCACGCCGGCGCCAACCGGCTCGTCCACGTCGGCGCCGACCGGCTCACAGACCTTCAGCTACACGGGTGCCGCGCAAACCTTCGTCGTCCCCGAGGGTGTCACGCAGATCACCGTCGAGGCCTACGGCGCCCAGGGCGGCACCGGACTGACCAGCGGCCTGGCCGGTGGCACCGCAGGCCTTGGCGGCTTCATCCGCGCAACGCTCGCCGTCACCGCGGGTGCAAGCTATCAAGTCAATGTCGGCGGGCAGGGCGCGAACGGTGCCAGCGGTGTGGCCGGGGGCGGCGCCGGCGGCGGGGCGTCAGACCTCCGTACTGGAGGCACTTCGACCGCCAACCGGGTGCTCGTCGCCGGCGGCGGCGGCGGCGGCGGCCTCGGTTTCACGGGGAATGGCGCGGGAGGCGCCGGAGGTGCCGGTGGCGCGCTGACCGGCGCGGCTGGCGGCGGCACGACCTCTGGCGCGGGTGGCGGCACCGGCGGCACACAGGCCGCGGGAGGGAGTGGCGGTGGTGGCGGCGCCGTGGGCGTGGCCGGTGCATTGGCACAAGGCGGCAACGGCGCGGGCGCCTCCGGCAATACCGTCGGCGGGTTCAACGGCGGCGGCAATGGTCGCGCCCCCGGCGCCGGGGGTGGCGGCTACCACGGCGGCGGTGGCGGCGGCCAGGCCAACTCCGGCGGCGGGGGCGGCGGTGGGTCGTCGTTCGCCATCGCGACCGCGACCAACGTCACGCACCAGCAAGGTGGGCGTTCGGGCAACGGCGAGGTGCGGATTACCTGGTAA
- the clpA gene encoding ATP-dependent Clp protease ATP-binding subunit ClpA, producing the protein MSRTPVPFAPDTLESIRRAFRVAAERRHDLVSLEHMLHALIEDPQARDILTACRVDLAELRKDLDDVLERAFTPVPGRKAVKPESTLGFDRVVERAVVHAASSSAQQVESGALLVFLLQEEDSHAAYFLRKQGLDRLTLLRAISHGGEKEGTVAPDGGETGVKDPLEAYATDLVAKAAKGAIDPLIGRQLELERMIQVLCRRRKNNPLLVGEPGVGKTALAEGLALRIHQNDVPEPLKGIRVFSLDMGSLVAGTRYRGDFEERVKQVLDALARHDHAILFIDEIHTMVGAGSASGGTMDAGNLLKPALASGALRCIGSTTFADVKQSFDKDRALSRRFQKIEVLEPSEVETVAILKGLKASYEQHHGVTYSDEAIEAAVALSTRHLKDLHLPDKAIDVIDEAGASVKLDTSREAEGAGRIIAVSDIEKVIAKMARVPVQAVSSDDKVALKNLESELRAVIFGQDAAIDEVASAIKLSRSGLRAADKPMGNFLFAGPTGVGKTELARQLARVLKVEFLRFDMSEYMEKHAVSRLIGAPPGYVGYEEGGLLIDAVRKSPHAVLLLDEIEKAHPDLFAILLQVMDHATLTDTHGRHADFRHVILIMTTNAGARDLSGRRMGFREAGEASKATGVLERVFAPEFRNRLDATVHFLPLGTREIELVVDKHIDELRALVAGRKIQIELEPAARAWLAEKGFDRAFGARPMARLVEKSIKKPLSELLLFGDVKDGDRIVVSLKAGALQLSHDGKDPVPAA; encoded by the coding sequence ATGAGCCGTACCCCCGTTCCCTTCGCCCCCGACACGCTGGAAAGCATCCGTCGCGCGTTCCGCGTGGCCGCCGAGCGCCGTCACGATCTGGTCAGCCTCGAGCACATGCTCCACGCGCTGATCGAGGATCCGCAGGCCCGCGACATTCTCACCGCCTGCCGCGTTGACCTGGCCGAGCTGCGCAAGGACCTGGACGACGTGCTGGAGCGCGCCTTTACGCCGGTGCCCGGGCGCAAGGCCGTGAAGCCCGAATCGACGCTCGGCTTCGACCGCGTCGTCGAACGCGCCGTCGTCCACGCCGCCTCGTCGAGCGCGCAGCAGGTGGAGAGCGGCGCGCTGCTGGTCTTCCTGCTGCAGGAAGAAGACAGCCACGCCGCCTATTTCCTGCGGAAGCAGGGACTGGATCGGCTGACGCTGCTCCGCGCCATCTCGCATGGCGGGGAGAAAGAAGGCACTGTCGCGCCGGACGGTGGCGAGACGGGCGTGAAGGATCCGCTGGAGGCCTACGCCACCGACCTCGTCGCCAAGGCCGCGAAGGGGGCCATCGATCCGCTGATTGGCCGCCAGCTCGAGCTCGAGCGGATGATCCAGGTGCTGTGCCGCCGCCGCAAGAACAACCCGCTGCTGGTCGGCGAACCGGGCGTCGGCAAGACCGCGCTCGCCGAAGGGCTGGCGCTGCGCATCCACCAAAACGACGTGCCGGAGCCGCTGAAGGGCATCCGCGTGTTCTCGCTCGACATGGGCTCGCTGGTGGCCGGCACGCGCTATCGCGGCGACTTCGAAGAGCGCGTCAAGCAGGTGCTCGACGCCCTCGCCAGGCACGACCATGCCATCCTCTTCATCGACGAGATCCACACCATGGTCGGTGCCGGCTCGGCGTCGGGCGGGACGATGGATGCGGGGAACCTGCTGAAGCCGGCCCTCGCCTCGGGGGCGCTGCGGTGCATCGGCTCGACGACGTTTGCCGACGTCAAGCAGTCGTTCGACAAGGACCGCGCGCTGTCGCGCCGGTTCCAGAAGATCGAAGTGCTGGAGCCGTCGGAAGTGGAGACGGTCGCGATTCTGAAGGGCCTCAAGGCGTCGTACGAGCAACACCACGGCGTGACCTATTCGGATGAGGCGATCGAGGCGGCCGTCGCGCTGTCAACGCGCCACCTCAAGGATCTGCACCTGCCCGACAAGGCGATCGACGTGATCGACGAAGCCGGTGCCTCGGTCAAGCTCGACACCAGCCGGGAGGCGGAGGGCGCGGGTCGCATCATCGCCGTCAGCGACATCGAGAAGGTCATCGCCAAGATGGCGCGGGTGCCCGTGCAGGCGGTGTCGAGCGACGACAAGGTGGCGCTCAAGAACCTGGAGAGCGAACTGCGCGCGGTGATCTTCGGGCAGGACGCGGCGATCGACGAAGTGGCGTCGGCGATCAAGCTGTCGCGCTCGGGGCTGCGGGCCGCCGACAAGCCGATGGGCAACTTCCTGTTCGCCGGCCCCACCGGCGTCGGCAAGACCGAGCTCGCGCGCCAGCTGGCGCGCGTGCTCAAGGTGGAGTTCCTGCGCTTCGACATGTCGGAATACATGGAGAAGCACGCCGTGTCGCGGCTGATTGGCGCGCCGCCGGGGTACGTGGGCTACGAGGAGGGCGGCCTGCTGATCGACGCGGTCCGCAAGTCACCGCACGCGGTGCTGCTGCTCGACGAAATCGAAAAGGCGCATCCGGACCTGTTCGCGATCCTCCTGCAGGTCATGGACCACGCCACGCTCACCGACACGCACGGCCGGCATGCCGACTTCCGGCACGTCATCCTGATCATGACCACCAATGCCGGCGCCCGTGACCTGTCGGGCCGGCGCATGGGCTTCCGCGAGGCCGGCGAGGCGTCGAAGGCCACCGGCGTGCTGGAGCGCGTGTTCGCGCCCGAGTTCCGCAACCGCCTCGATGCCACCGTGCACTTCCTGCCCCTGGGCACGCGTGAGATCGAGCTGGTGGTGGACAAGCACATCGATGAACTGCGGGCGCTGGTGGCGGGCCGCAAGATCCAGATCGAGCTGGAGCCCGCGGCGCGCGCCTGGCTGGCCGAGAAGGGGTTCGACCGCGCCTTCGGCGCCCGGCCGATGGCGCGCCTGGTGGAGAAGTCGATCAAGAAGCCACTGTCGGAGCTGCTGCTGTTCGGCGACGTCAAGGACGGCGACCGAATCGTGGTGTCACTGAAGGCCGGCGCCCTTCAGCTCAGCCACGACGGTAAAGACCCAGTTCCCGCGGCTTGA
- the aat gene encoding leucyl/phenylalanyl-tRNA--protein transferase — MIPFLGPAEPFPPVERALDEPDGLLAAGADLTPRRLLDAYRHGIFPWFNEGDPILWWSPDPRIVLVPGEFHVSHSLRKRLKKRDFTVTIDAAFAAVLDECAAPRLDDGGTWLTPQMKSAYLALHRQGFAHSIEVWMDGALAGGIYGVAVGRMFFGESMFSRRTDGSKIAMAYLAAQLGRWAFPLIDCQLETEHLLSLGATAMPRRRFVAEVARLILEPPPRWTLDPDLLV, encoded by the coding sequence ATGATCCCCTTCCTCGGCCCGGCCGAACCGTTTCCCCCGGTAGAGCGGGCCCTCGACGAACCGGACGGTCTGCTGGCCGCCGGCGCCGACCTCACACCCCGGCGTCTGCTGGACGCCTACCGCCACGGCATCTTTCCGTGGTTCAACGAAGGCGACCCCATTCTCTGGTGGTCGCCCGATCCGCGCATCGTGCTCGTGCCGGGTGAGTTCCACGTCTCGCATTCCCTGCGGAAGCGGCTGAAGAAGCGCGACTTCACCGTCACTATCGACGCCGCGTTCGCGGCGGTGCTCGACGAATGCGCCGCGCCGCGCCTGGATGATGGCGGCACCTGGCTGACGCCGCAGATGAAGAGTGCCTACCTGGCCTTGCACCGGCAGGGGTTCGCCCATTCGATCGAAGTGTGGATGGACGGTGCGCTCGCGGGTGGGATTTACGGCGTGGCCGTGGGCCGGATGTTCTTCGGCGAATCGATGTTCTCGCGCCGCACCGACGGGTCGAAGATTGCCATGGCCTACCTGGCGGCGCAACTCGGCCGCTGGGCCTTTCCCTTGATCGACTGCCAGCTCGAGACCGAGCACCTGTTATCGCTGGGCGCCACCGCCATGCCTCGGCGCCGGTTCGTGGCCGAGGTGGCGCGCCTGATCCTCGAACCGCCACCTCGCTGGACCCTTGATCCGGATCTCTTGGTCTGA
- a CDS encoding class I SAM-dependent methyltransferase, whose protein sequence is MIDDWLRDLEARHFANLRFSEVTRALRALSSAYVERRESALSDHRALDGAGKRAAFALYYGPIHFELLRAIAAQLGQPRRPGLVVDLGCGTGVAGAAIALATTPPSRVLGLDTHPWTLDEARFTYRALGLNAEARRGHAGRARIPADATFVVAAFVVNELGQGERDDLLRELKAAISRGVAVLIVEPISLRISPWWEEWAAAFLQMGGRADEWKIRVDLPPIVKRLAKASSLRPDSLTARSLFAAK, encoded by the coding sequence ATGATTGACGATTGGTTGCGCGACCTCGAGGCGCGGCACTTCGCCAACCTGCGATTCAGCGAGGTCACGCGGGCGCTGCGGGCGCTGTCGTCGGCCTACGTCGAGCGGCGCGAAAGCGCCCTGTCGGACCACCGCGCGCTGGACGGCGCCGGCAAGCGCGCCGCGTTCGCGCTGTACTACGGCCCCATTCACTTCGAACTCCTCCGCGCGATCGCCGCGCAGCTGGGCCAGCCGCGCCGGCCCGGGCTGGTCGTCGATCTCGGCTGCGGCACCGGCGTCGCCGGCGCCGCCATCGCGCTCGCCACCACCCCGCCGTCACGCGTGCTCGGCCTCGACACCCACCCCTGGACGCTGGACGAGGCGCGCTTCACCTATCGGGCGCTGGGCCTCAACGCCGAAGCCCGCCGCGGACACGCCGGGCGCGCGCGCATTCCCGCCGACGCCACGTTCGTGGTCGCCGCGTTTGTCGTCAACGAATTGGGCCAGGGCGAGCGCGACGACCTGCTGCGCGAGCTGAAGGCGGCCATCAGCCGCGGCGTCGCGGTGTTGATCGTCGAGCCCATCTCGCTGCGCATCTCGCCGTGGTGGGAGGAATGGGCCGCCGCCTTCCTGCAAATGGGCGGGCGCGCCGACGAGTGGAAGATCCGCGTCGACCTGCCGCCCATCGTCAAGCGGCTCGCCAAGGCCTCGAGCCTGCGTCCCGACTCGCTGACGGCGCGAAGCCTGTTCGCCGCGAAATAG
- a CDS encoding helix-turn-helix transcriptional regulator, with amino-acid sequence MTDPRLPSMSRTESLVMAILGNGERYGLELVDASSGALKRGSVYVILARMEGKGFVDSWQEERNPGASGLPRRLYRATPYGLKVHEAFATLREALALKPAEAQ; translated from the coding sequence GTGACTGACCCACGGTTGCCCTCGATGTCGCGTACCGAGTCGCTGGTGATGGCGATCCTCGGCAATGGCGAGCGCTATGGTCTCGAGCTCGTCGACGCCTCCAGCGGCGCCCTGAAACGCGGATCCGTCTACGTGATCCTGGCCCGCATGGAGGGCAAGGGGTTCGTCGACTCCTGGCAGGAAGAGAGGAACCCCGGCGCCAGCGGGTTGCCACGCCGCCTTTACCGCGCTACGCCCTATGGCCTCAAAGTACACGAGGCGTTTGCCACCCTGCGTGAGGCGCTCGCGCTGAAGCCGGCGGAGGCGCAATGA
- a CDS encoding ABC transporter ATP-binding protein: MADLRGHRLSKHFSGVRVVRDVNVTLRPGEILGYLGPNGSGKSTTARMLAGLLEPSSGIVEYDGRDIRDDLVAFRRQLGYIPEEPYLYPFLSGREYLLLMGRLREMPEALLTTKIEGFLELFGLRTAADQSIASYSKGMRQKIVISAALLHDPSVVLFDEPETGLDVATTLMLRHLVRTLAARGKAILYSSHILEVVERVCDKVIVLHRGEVVADDSIASLRTLLSRTSLEGVFSQLVIRDDPEQLARDLADVSALGAR; the protein is encoded by the coding sequence ATGGCGGACCTGCGCGGTCACCGGCTGTCGAAGCACTTCTCCGGCGTGCGCGTCGTCAGGGACGTCAACGTCACGCTGCGTCCCGGCGAGATTCTCGGGTATCTCGGTCCCAACGGGTCCGGCAAGTCAACGACGGCCCGGATGCTGGCCGGCCTCCTCGAGCCTTCGTCGGGGATCGTCGAGTACGACGGCCGCGACATCCGCGACGACCTGGTCGCCTTCCGGCGCCAGCTTGGCTACATTCCAGAAGAGCCGTATCTCTATCCGTTTCTCTCGGGCCGCGAGTACCTGCTGCTGATGGGTCGCCTGCGCGAAATGCCGGAAGCGCTGCTGACGACGAAGATCGAAGGGTTCCTGGAGCTGTTCGGATTGCGGACCGCGGCCGATCAGTCGATCGCCTCCTACTCGAAGGGCATGCGGCAGAAGATTGTCATCTCCGCCGCGCTGCTGCACGACCCATCGGTCGTGCTCTTCGACGAACCGGAAACCGGGCTCGACGTGGCGACGACGCTGATGCTGCGCCATCTCGTGCGGACGCTGGCGGCCCGCGGCAAGGCGATTCTCTACAGCTCGCACATCCTCGAAGTCGTCGAACGTGTCTGCGACAAGGTGATCGTGCTCCACCGGGGAGAGGTGGTCGCGGACGACTCGATTGCGAGCCTGCGCACGTTGCTGTCGCGGACCTCGCTCGAAGGCGTGTTCTCGCAGCTCGTGATCCGCGACGACCCGGAACAATTGGCGCGCGACCTCGCCGACGTCTCGGCCCTGGGTGCCCGGTGA
- a CDS encoding HD domain-containing phosphohydrolase, which produces MRFEFVVRSGKEAGRTVALTTGQTIAIGRLKGCDVVVDDEAASRRHCTITAREQVCVLADLQSANGTYVNERRIATAELATGDKVRIGSTVIELLDANAPGRGLHSTTSLSIVEARSQTLVQRAVDPTRLEFLSQVSQRKDDADLLASAQKYLTMLHKVSDLLSRASSVEALFDSILSAILEVSGGDRAAILMRPPGSDTGDVSMVAVRTKDGGASGAVTLSRTVVNDVLEKGISAYTDDALADERYVGGESIVQQRIRSVMCAPMRTTDAILGVLYVDSQVSQEFSEAELELLAAVGNQAGIALHRARLMAEVERLFLDVMKAIASIIDAKDGYTHKHSERVAAFGVRLAGHLGFDAESRAVVELSGLLHDVGKIGVPDAILNKPGKLTDSEFGEMRLHPLHGARILSNIQSQKVVRLLPGVKYHHERWDGNGYPEGLKGEEIPLLGRLLGVADFLDALTSDRSYRKGLPLEEALQMVRDLEGKAFDPAMVKAAVELHEKGELALPSSPNPDVMKADA; this is translated from the coding sequence ATGCGATTCGAGTTCGTCGTGCGGTCCGGCAAGGAAGCGGGGCGGACCGTGGCGCTCACCACCGGGCAGACCATCGCCATCGGGCGGCTGAAGGGCTGCGACGTGGTGGTGGACGACGAAGCCGCGTCACGGCGCCACTGCACGATTACGGCGCGCGAGCAGGTGTGCGTGCTGGCCGACCTGCAGTCGGCCAACGGCACCTATGTGAACGAGCGCCGGATCGCGACGGCCGAACTGGCAACCGGGGACAAGGTCCGCATTGGCTCGACGGTGATCGAGCTGCTCGACGCCAACGCGCCTGGCCGCGGCCTCCACAGCACGACCTCGCTGAGCATCGTCGAGGCGCGCAGCCAGACGCTGGTGCAGCGCGCCGTCGATCCGACCCGGCTCGAGTTCCTGTCGCAGGTCTCCCAGCGCAAGGATGACGCCGACCTGCTGGCCTCGGCGCAGAAGTACCTGACCATGCTGCACAAGGTGTCGGACCTGCTGTCGCGGGCCTCGAGCGTGGAAGCGTTGTTCGATTCCATCCTCAGCGCCATTCTCGAGGTGAGTGGCGGCGATCGCGCGGCCATCCTGATGCGCCCGCCCGGCAGCGATACCGGCGACGTCAGCATGGTGGCGGTCCGCACGAAGGACGGCGGCGCCTCGGGCGCCGTCACGCTGTCGCGCACCGTCGTCAACGACGTGCTCGAGAAGGGCATCTCCGCCTACACCGACGACGCGCTCGCGGATGAGCGCTACGTCGGCGGCGAGAGCATCGTGCAGCAGCGCATCCGCTCGGTGATGTGCGCGCCGATGCGCACCACCGACGCCATCCTGGGCGTGCTCTACGTCGACAGCCAGGTGTCGCAGGAATTCAGCGAGGCGGAGCTGGAACTGCTGGCGGCGGTGGGGAACCAGGCCGGCATCGCGCTCCACCGCGCGCGCCTGATGGCGGAAGTGGAGCGGCTGTTCCTCGACGTGATGAAGGCGATCGCCTCGATCATCGACGCCAAGGACGGCTACACGCACAAGCATTCCGAGCGCGTGGCCGCGTTCGGCGTCCGCCTGGCGGGGCACCTGGGCTTCGATGCCGAGAGCCGCGCGGTGGTCGAGTTGTCGGGGCTGCTGCACGACGTCGGCAAGATCGGCGTGCCCGACGCCATCCTGAACAAGCCCGGCAAGCTGACCGACTCGGAGTTCGGCGAAATGCGCCTGCACCCGCTGCACGGCGCGCGCATCCTCTCCAACATCCAGAGCCAGAAGGTGGTGAGGCTGTTGCCAGGGGTGAAGTATCACCACGAGCGGTGGGACGGGAACGGCTATCCCGAGGGCTTGAAGGGCGAGGAGATTCCGCTGCTCGGCCGCCTGCTCGGCGTCGCCGATTTTCTCGACGCGCTGACGTCGGACCGTTCTTACCGGAAGGGACTGCCGCTCGAGGAGGCGCTGCAGATGGTGCGCGACCTCGAGGGCAAGGCGTTCGATCCGGCGATGGTCAAGGCCGCGGTCGAACTGCACGAGAAGGGCGAGCTGGCATTACCCAGCTCGCCCAATCCCGATGTGATGAAGGCCGACGCGTAG